A DNA window from Pungitius pungitius chromosome 1, fPunPun2.1, whole genome shotgun sequence contains the following coding sequences:
- the gpr61 gene encoding G-protein coupled receptor 61: MDHPVTPSPSWNSSLSGLPTSSASLHPNISNVTSPVASIRGEVTLNQTLALCAMLIIDVLAVVGNLAVMIVITKTPQLRKFAFVFHLCLVDLLAALVLMPLGMLSDRILADEALCRSYLCLSVCLVSAAILTICAINVERYYYIVHPMRHEVKMTVGVVGMVLVGIWIKAVVMSALPLLGWLLQANQTVGTPSVLIRGQSHCSLHWAGGRTTRLLFMVFFTFIYFLCPVLIILVVYCNMFKVARVAAMQHGPLHTWMDTPRRRSESISSHSTMAASLGGTGARTTPQRTFSGGKAAVVLVAVGGQFLCCWLPYFSFHLYSAVVSTSPASLAQLEDVVTWIGYFCFTSNPFFYGCLNRQIREQLGRHLACLFKRAGPSEGEQLPSREASIEENFLQFLQGTGCNLEPCVPHSRASAEEPEAEGGRESAVQQNAPADFHIPGQILEEASEFIQRQQLNNELLHVSENCCKTVPPL, translated from the coding sequence ATGGATCATCCTGTCACGCCGAGCCCCTCTTGGAACTCTTCTCTCTCGGGCCTCCCCACATCTTCAGCCTCGCTGCACCCTAATATCTCTAACGTGACCTCGCCGGTTGCAAGCATCCGCGGCGAGGTCACTCTCAACCAGACCTTGGCGCTGTGCGCTATGCTCATCATTGACGTGCTGGCGGTCGTGGGGAACTTGGCCGTGATGATTGTTATCACCAAAACGCCGCAGCTGCGCAAGTTTGCCTTTGTGTTCCACCTGTGTCTGGTGGACCTGCTGGCAGCGCTGGTGTTGATGCCCCTCGGGATGCTCTCAGACCGAATCCTGGCGGACGAGGCGCTGTGCCGGAGCTACCTCTGCTTGAGCGTGTGTCTGGTGAGCGCCGCTATCCTCACCATCTGTGCCATCAACGTGGAGCGCTACTACTACATCGTCCACCCCATGCGTCACGAGGTGAAGATGACGGTCGGGGTGGTGGGGATGGTGCTGGTGGGAATCTGGATTAAAGCCGTCGTCATGTCGGCGCTGCCTCTGCTGGGGTGGCTGCTGCAGGCCAACCAGACTGTGGGGACGCCTTCGGTTCTCATCCGCGGTCAGAGTCACTGCTCCCTCCATTGGGCGGGTGGCAGGACTACGAGGCTGCTTTTCATGGTCTTCTTCACATTCATCTATTTTCTGTGCCCCGTGCTGATCATCCTGGTGGTCTACTGCAACATGTTCAAGGTGGCGCGGGTTGCGGCCATGCAGCACGGGCCCCTCCACACTTGGATGGACACGCCCCGGCGACGGTCCGAGTCCATCAGCAGCCACTCCACCATGGCGGCGAGCCTGGGTGGGACGGGTGCCCGCACCACCCCTCAGAGGACCTTCAGCGGCGGGAAGGCTGCGGTGGTGCTGGTCGCAGTTGGAGGACAGTTCCTCTGTTGCTGGCTGCCATATTTCTCCTTCCATCTGTACTCGGCTGTGGTGTCGACCTCTCCCGCCTCGCTGGCCCAGCTGGAGGACGTGGTCACGTGGATTGGCTATTTCTGCTTCACCTCCAACCCTTTCTTCTATGGCTGCCTGAACCGGCAGATTCGCGAGCAGCTGGGCCGCCACCTGGCCTGCCTCTTCAAGCGGGCCGGGCCCAGCGAAGGAGAGCAGCTGCCCAGCCGTGAGGCCTCTATTGAGGAGAACTTTTTACAGTTCCTTCAGGGCACTGGATGCAATCTGGAGCCCTGCGTCCCCCACAGCCGCGCCAGCGCAGAGGAGCCAGAGGCTGAGGGCGGTCGGGAATCAGCTGTTCAGCAGAACGCGCCAGCTGACTTCCACATCCCAGGGCAGATCCTTGAGGAAGCTTCAGAGTTCATACAGCGGCAACAGCTGAACAATGAGCTGCTGCATGTATCAGAGAACTGCTGCAAAACTGTACCGCCACTGTAG